The Haloarchaeobius amylolyticus genome window below encodes:
- a CDS encoding DUF7528 family protein: MTVTSDCESIVVSIGGTEQTLSRREAVALQSQIGDALVERREFFRTACVHREDGSYEVTRRGADSSGNAKVFESFTAVKRLYDRLPDEFGAEAVGRTGITGSRRHMMVRHFAEHPAFDCEITSRSPLTVQKTTAVADVEAEVSASAD; this comes from the coding sequence ATCACAGTAACCTCAGACTGTGAGTCGATCGTCGTTTCTATCGGTGGTACAGAACAGACGCTGTCCAGACGCGAAGCCGTGGCGCTGCAGTCCCAGATCGGCGACGCGCTGGTGGAACGCCGCGAGTTCTTCAGGACCGCGTGCGTCCATCGCGAGGACGGCTCGTACGAGGTGACCCGGCGTGGCGCCGACTCCTCGGGCAACGCGAAGGTGTTCGAGAGCTTCACGGCGGTCAAGCGGCTGTACGACCGCCTGCCCGACGAGTTCGGGGCGGAGGCGGTCGGACGCACCGGCATCACCGGCTCGCGCCGGCACATGATGGTGCGTCACTTCGCGGAACACCCGGCCTTCGACTGCGAGATAACCAGCCGCAGTCCGCTGACGGTCCAGAAGACCACGGCCGTGGCCGACGTCGAGGCGGAGGTGTCTGCCTCGGCCGACTGA
- a CDS encoding LEA type 2 family protein, producing the protein MEDGDAASGASSSDGGGGSGVTGLLFGSKLRIAGVAVVSLVLLVGLLVAVLGVGVPSVTGVENEFGGVNESTTVIVSDLGVHNPNPVGSGFLDVSAAYEISMNGISMATGDKADIETPPGNSSLELRTNLDNEKIPSWWTSHIRNDERTQVDIAASLESGVVGRSFPVSQQQSIQTDMLSSFNSTETREIDANRPLVSDPVLYVNETAGQWGNVTDETTPIVLDFYVYNPKSYPIPVSEIDYDIYMNNITVGNGTNTQEYVLQPGEVTKVRTVTHIENDRLDEWWVSHIENDQVTNLRIEFDATFEVSGSDISVPMDQFTHRETIETDLFGNKAGSTTGNETEDAAGADDSSDGDDAGTSEGTATTDGDGDATTTSPETTTSGDGTTTTTTTSGDSGTTTDGGDTTTTTDDGGLLAIGVTDDSLNVDAVSRMHT; encoded by the coding sequence ATGGAAGATGGTGATGCGGCCAGCGGGGCATCGAGTTCGGACGGCGGTGGTGGGTCCGGTGTGACAGGGCTGCTGTTCGGAAGCAAACTGCGGATCGCGGGGGTCGCCGTGGTCTCCCTCGTCCTGCTGGTGGGGCTCCTCGTCGCCGTCTTGGGCGTCGGCGTGCCCTCCGTGACGGGCGTCGAGAACGAGTTCGGTGGCGTGAACGAGTCGACGACCGTCATCGTCTCCGACCTCGGCGTGCACAACCCCAACCCGGTCGGGAGTGGCTTCCTCGACGTGAGTGCCGCCTACGAGATATCGATGAACGGCATCTCGATGGCGACCGGTGACAAGGCGGACATCGAGACGCCGCCGGGGAACTCCTCGCTCGAGTTGCGGACGAACCTCGACAACGAGAAGATCCCGTCGTGGTGGACCAGCCACATCAGGAACGACGAGCGGACTCAGGTCGACATCGCCGCGAGCCTGGAGTCGGGCGTGGTCGGTCGCTCGTTCCCCGTCTCCCAGCAGCAATCCATCCAGACCGACATGCTGTCGTCGTTCAACTCGACGGAGACTCGCGAGATAGACGCGAACCGGCCGCTGGTGTCCGACCCCGTCCTCTACGTCAACGAGACGGCGGGGCAGTGGGGCAACGTGACCGACGAGACGACGCCCATCGTGCTCGACTTCTACGTGTACAACCCCAAGTCCTACCCGATACCCGTCTCCGAGATCGACTACGACATCTACATGAACAACATCACGGTCGGGAACGGGACGAACACGCAGGAGTACGTCCTCCAGCCGGGCGAGGTCACGAAGGTCCGGACCGTGACCCACATCGAGAACGACCGGCTCGACGAGTGGTGGGTGAGCCACATCGAGAACGACCAGGTGACGAACCTGCGCATCGAGTTCGACGCGACCTTCGAGGTCAGTGGCTCCGACATCTCCGTCCCGATGGACCAGTTCACGCACCGCGAGACCATCGAGACGGACCTCTTCGGGAACAAGGCGGGGAGCACGACCGGGAACGAGACCGAGGACGCTGCGGGTGCAGACGACAGCTCGGACGGTGACGACGCTGGCACGTCGGAGGGAACTGCGACGACAGACGGCGATGGGGACGCCACCACGACCAGCCCCGAGACCACCACGTCGGGTGACGGAACCACGACCACGACGACCACGTCGGGCGATTCCGGGACCACCACCGACGGTGGCGACACCACGACCACGACCGACGATGGCGGACTACTGGCGATAGGTGTCACCGACGACAGCCTTAATGTGGATGCTGTCTCACGTATGCATACATGA
- a CDS encoding DUF4350 domain-containing protein — protein MQRRTFLSGLATSAAVTTGLTGLTRAAQTIPPLAFDSTSSILAADGTPLSDDSLVAVWAEDTATNDDADDDGDAVEYSGRIPLVAIDDSNAGAVAGFGTMLVPDDTDFTTGNDEFVLNVWDALVGGGTVRWDESHGQFYDLGSFQTFESYAEANGYDVQATGDLVADLDGADALVVTTPADAFSDAEQTALADFVADGGTLMLHDQSDFSNYDQTDNLNAIADALGLAFRFNDDQVFDSTNNAGVDYVPTTTAFNDAFDLFADRTGIGDSGPDLEVGRTYEVQVETVTDGDTVDVRFPGGTVESIRVLGVDTPEKAFNAEFERPEEWEGLGDGSETTPLPALQFGSTSALVDADGSRLTDDDLVAVWAEDSARVTDADGNGDATPYGDDPIPLAAVDGRVAGFGSMLVSDGTPYEYGNEEFLLTVWDDLVGGGTVLWDESHGQYYGLSQFDGFGSYAEDNGYDVRATDDLVADLDAADAVVVTTPGYAFDQAEIDALAEFVSEGGAVFLHDQSDYGGYDATAAMNDLAAGLDLGFGFDDSQVMDDESNSGAPFRPTTTRFDDSLPYFVDRPGLGEETTYPYLAYWADEATDFARAELAGETVDLWFDPNEGVRDPFGRLLGYIGYDADDSGSRDALFNRRLIADGYARVYGSGLSRHESFWAAEADARAADRGLWAESDPENSPAIRNRRVESVFVPNAARVTVSRGTLGRGRVAAFAGSSASTPGAPLAAVDRGKRVAMVGGLLVDESYEADEDFAVSTATYENFVFLTNLLDSLAATDGDVLIDGGHGQFAADYALSSEDAAYYQRFLEGVGIGLEQVNDLTADRLGDARALLVTTPTAALSEAELDSLARFRARGGAVVLLGDAAAPADARENLNAVAAALGSKLRLSGDAVTDPEANVNEDPTIPVTGTFNPAVDVTRPVEPEPWGEDEDEPGNSPKGPTGDKAGKGKKRGRGD, from the coding sequence GTGCAACGACGGACCTTCCTCTCCGGGCTGGCGACCAGCGCCGCGGTCACCACCGGCCTGACCGGCCTGACACGAGCAGCACAGACCATCCCACCACTCGCGTTCGACTCCACGAGTAGTATCCTCGCGGCCGACGGGACGCCACTGTCGGACGACTCGCTGGTGGCGGTCTGGGCCGAGGACACCGCGACGAACGACGACGCGGACGACGACGGCGACGCGGTCGAGTACTCGGGACGCATCCCCCTCGTGGCGATCGACGACTCGAACGCGGGCGCCGTCGCCGGCTTCGGGACGATGCTGGTCCCCGACGACACCGACTTCACGACCGGGAACGACGAGTTCGTCCTCAACGTGTGGGACGCGCTCGTCGGCGGCGGGACCGTCCGCTGGGACGAGTCCCACGGCCAGTTCTACGACCTCGGCTCCTTCCAGACGTTCGAGTCCTACGCCGAGGCGAACGGCTACGACGTGCAGGCGACGGGCGACCTCGTCGCCGACCTCGACGGCGCCGACGCGCTCGTCGTCACCACGCCCGCCGACGCGTTCTCCGACGCGGAGCAGACGGCACTCGCCGACTTCGTCGCGGATGGCGGGACGCTCATGCTCCACGACCAGTCCGACTTCTCGAACTACGACCAGACGGACAACCTGAACGCCATCGCCGACGCGCTGGGGCTCGCGTTCCGCTTCAACGACGACCAGGTGTTCGATTCGACCAACAACGCGGGCGTCGACTACGTCCCGACGACCACGGCGTTCAACGACGCCTTCGACCTCTTCGCGGACCGCACCGGCATCGGCGACAGCGGGCCGGACCTCGAGGTCGGCCGGACCTACGAGGTCCAGGTCGAGACCGTCACCGACGGCGACACGGTCGACGTGCGCTTCCCCGGCGGCACCGTCGAGTCCATCCGCGTGCTCGGGGTCGACACGCCCGAGAAGGCGTTCAACGCGGAGTTCGAGCGCCCCGAGGAGTGGGAAGGGCTCGGTGACGGCTCCGAGACCACGCCGCTCCCCGCGCTCCAGTTCGGCTCGACCAGCGCTCTGGTCGACGCCGACGGCAGCAGACTGACCGACGACGACCTCGTGGCGGTCTGGGCCGAGGACTCCGCACGGGTCACCGACGCCGACGGGAACGGCGACGCCACGCCCTACGGCGACGACCCCATCCCACTCGCGGCCGTCGACGGCCGGGTCGCCGGCTTCGGCTCCATGCTCGTCAGCGACGGGACCCCGTACGAGTACGGCAACGAGGAGTTCCTGCTCACCGTCTGGGACGACCTCGTCGGCGGCGGGACCGTCCTCTGGGACGAGTCCCACGGCCAGTACTACGGCCTCTCGCAGTTCGACGGCTTCGGCTCGTACGCCGAGGACAACGGCTACGACGTGCGCGCGACCGACGACCTCGTCGCCGACCTCGACGCGGCCGACGCCGTCGTCGTCACGACGCCGGGGTACGCCTTCGACCAGGCCGAGATCGACGCGCTCGCCGAGTTCGTCAGTGAGGGCGGTGCAGTCTTCCTCCACGACCAGTCCGACTACGGCGGCTACGACGCGACGGCGGCGATGAACGACCTCGCGGCCGGCCTCGACCTCGGATTCGGCTTCGACGACTCGCAGGTGATGGACGACGAGTCCAACTCCGGCGCGCCGTTCCGCCCGACCACCACGCGATTCGACGACTCGCTCCCGTACTTCGTGGACCGCCCCGGCCTCGGCGAGGAGACGACCTACCCCTACCTCGCGTACTGGGCCGACGAGGCGACCGACTTCGCCCGCGCCGAACTCGCCGGCGAGACGGTCGACCTCTGGTTCGACCCGAACGAGGGCGTCAGGGACCCCTTCGGCCGCCTGCTCGGCTACATCGGCTACGACGCCGACGACTCGGGCTCGCGCGACGCGCTGTTCAACCGGCGACTCATCGCGGACGGCTACGCCCGGGTCTACGGCTCCGGGCTCTCCCGCCACGAGTCCTTCTGGGCCGCCGAGGCCGACGCCCGTGCCGCCGACCGCGGCCTCTGGGCCGAGAGCGACCCCGAGAACTCGCCCGCCATCCGGAACCGCCGTGTCGAGTCGGTCTTCGTGCCGAACGCGGCGCGCGTGACCGTCTCCCGCGGGACGCTCGGCCGCGGCCGCGTCGCCGCCTTCGCCGGGTCTTCGGCCTCGACCCCCGGTGCGCCGCTGGCGGCCGTCGACCGCGGCAAGCGCGTCGCGATGGTCGGCGGGCTGCTCGTCGACGAGTCCTACGAGGCCGACGAGGACTTCGCGGTCTCGACGGCGACCTACGAGAACTTCGTCTTCCTGACGAACCTGCTCGACTCGCTCGCCGCGACGGACGGCGACGTGCTCATCGACGGCGGCCACGGCCAGTTCGCCGCCGACTACGCGCTCTCGAGCGAGGACGCGGCGTACTACCAGCGCTTCCTTGAGGGCGTCGGCATCGGCCTCGAGCAGGTCAACGACCTGACCGCGGACCGGCTCGGGGACGCCCGGGCGCTGCTGGTCACCACGCCGACGGCGGCCCTCTCGGAGGCGGAACTCGACTCGCTGGCACGGTTCCGCGCCCGCGGCGGTGCGGTCGTCCTGCTCGGCGACGCGGCCGCCCCGGCCGACGCTCGCGAGAACCTCAACGCGGTCGCCGCGGCGCTCGGGTCGAAACTCCGGCTCTCCGGCGACGCGGTCACCGACCCCGAGGCGAACGTGAACGAGGACCCGACCATCCCGGTCACGGGGACGTTCAACCCGGCCGTCGACGTGACCAGGCCGGTCGAGCCCGAGCCGTGGGGCGAGGACGAGGACGAGCCCGGGAACAGTCCGAAGGGGCCGACGGGCGACAAGGCCGGGAAGGGCAAGAAGCGCGGTCGCGGCGACTAG
- a CDS encoding DUF7525 family protein codes for MTATSTDSSDRGIGFGAVFGAVTALSAAGLVTFGITYLQTGESGAQELGAFAFAAAVIAAMLAVFLMQWYEV; via the coding sequence ATGACCGCGACTTCGACCGACTCCTCGGACCGGGGCATCGGCTTCGGCGCCGTCTTCGGCGCCGTGACCGCACTCAGTGCCGCGGGCCTCGTCACGTTCGGCATCACCTACCTCCAGACCGGCGAGTCCGGCGCCCAGGAACTCGGCGCCTTCGCCTTCGCCGCCGCCGTCATCGCCGCGATGCTGGCGGTCTTCCTCATGCAGTGGTACGAGGTCTGA
- a CDS encoding RIO1 family regulatory kinase/ATPase domain-containing protein → MSLRNWVRGSVPWNDLEQVGRELARRSPDETVRIEFLEADNWLSTPLVVDDRWFVKVITPQNALVHALFTTGRNLGVFSSGTEGFFDRFDGPLQMAEHELEATRKMRDIGLNAPEPVEAFGVGDLGVLVLEYLPDFRTLDDVEPAAAGTLARSLFAVLHELHAHGLAHGDLRAENVLVVDEEVYFIDATSVRDEGLAGARAYDLACALAVLAPMLQAREAVRIAASVYPTADLLAAREFLDFVKLRPDHDFDAALVKGEIEKIAN, encoded by the coding sequence GTGTCGTTGCGGAACTGGGTCCGCGGGAGCGTTCCGTGGAACGACCTGGAGCAGGTCGGCAGAGAGCTTGCCCGCCGCTCGCCCGACGAGACCGTCCGCATCGAGTTCCTCGAGGCCGACAACTGGCTGTCGACCCCGCTCGTGGTCGACGACCGCTGGTTCGTGAAGGTCATCACGCCCCAGAATGCGCTGGTCCACGCGCTGTTCACCACGGGGCGCAACCTCGGCGTGTTCTCCTCGGGGACCGAGGGTTTCTTCGACCGGTTCGACGGGCCGCTCCAGATGGCCGAACACGAGCTGGAGGCGACCCGGAAGATGCGCGACATCGGCCTGAACGCGCCAGAACCCGTCGAGGCCTTCGGCGTGGGCGACCTCGGCGTGCTGGTTCTCGAGTACCTGCCCGACTTCCGGACGCTCGACGACGTGGAGCCGGCCGCGGCCGGGACGCTCGCCCGGTCGCTCTTCGCTGTCCTCCACGAACTTCACGCCCACGGGCTGGCCCACGGCGACCTGCGCGCGGAGAACGTCCTCGTCGTCGACGAGGAGGTGTACTTCATCGACGCGACCAGCGTCCGCGACGAGGGGCTTGCGGGCGCACGCGCATACGACCTCGCCTGTGCGCTGGCCGTCCTCGCGCCGATGCTCCAGGCGCGCGAGGCGGTCCGCATCGCCGCGTCGGTCTACCCGACCGCGGACCTGCTCGCCGCCCGGGAGTTCCTCGACTTCGTCAAGCTCAGGCCCGACCACGACTTCGACGCCGCCCTCGTGAAGGGTGAGATCGAGAAGATCGCGAACTGA
- a CDS encoding aldehyde dehydrogenase family protein, producing the protein MSQQATETYQHYIGGEWTDGSSDETFESRNPATGETLGEFARGTPEDVQTALQAADDAFEEWRSLSHIDRAEYLWDIYHELRDRTEELAEVVTKECGKEISEGRADVIEAYHMVEWAAGDARHPKGDVVPSEIPSKDAYMRRKPRGVVGCITPWNFPVAIPFWHMAVALVEGNTVVFKPAEQTPWCAQIIAEMFEDAGIPDGVFNMVQGFGDAGAQIVEDERTDTVLFTGSAEVGHEVAQKVAEQPGKLAACEMGGKNGIVITEEADLDVAVHSAVMSSFKTTGQRCVSSERLIVHEDVYDEFKERYVDIAKDISVGDPLSEDTFMGPAIEAEHVEKISRHNEMAEKEGANVLVDRFELEDDEIPEGHEDGNWVGPFVYEVEYDPDLRCINEECFGPHVALMKYSGDIEEAVEIHNDTPYGLAGAVISEDYRQINYYRDNAEVGLAYGNLPCIGAEVQLPFGGVKKSGNGYPSAREVIEAVTERTAWTLNNSKDIEMAQGLSADIKTSSDDD; encoded by the coding sequence ATGAGCCAGCAGGCCACCGAAACCTACCAGCACTACATCGGCGGTGAGTGGACGGACGGTAGCAGCGACGAGACGTTCGAGAGCCGGAATCCGGCGACGGGCGAGACCCTCGGCGAATTCGCCCGCGGGACACCGGAGGACGTACAGACCGCGCTTCAGGCGGCGGACGACGCGTTCGAGGAGTGGCGCTCCCTCTCCCACATCGACCGCGCGGAGTACCTCTGGGACATCTACCACGAGCTCCGTGACCGGACCGAGGAGCTCGCGGAGGTCGTCACCAAGGAGTGCGGCAAGGAGATCTCCGAGGGCCGTGCCGACGTCATCGAGGCGTACCACATGGTCGAGTGGGCCGCTGGCGACGCCCGCCACCCGAAGGGCGACGTGGTCCCGTCCGAGATCCCGAGCAAGGACGCCTACATGCGGCGCAAACCGCGCGGCGTCGTCGGCTGTATCACCCCGTGGAACTTCCCGGTCGCCATCCCGTTCTGGCACATGGCCGTCGCGCTCGTCGAGGGCAACACGGTCGTCTTCAAGCCCGCCGAGCAGACGCCGTGGTGTGCCCAGATCATCGCGGAGATGTTCGAGGACGCCGGCATCCCGGACGGCGTGTTCAACATGGTGCAGGGCTTCGGCGACGCCGGTGCCCAGATCGTCGAGGACGAGCGCACCGACACCGTCCTGTTCACGGGCAGCGCCGAGGTCGGCCACGAGGTCGCCCAGAAGGTCGCAGAGCAGCCCGGCAAGCTCGCCGCGTGTGAGATGGGTGGCAAGAACGGCATCGTCATCACCGAGGAGGCTGACCTCGACGTCGCCGTCCACTCGGCCGTGATGTCGAGCTTCAAGACGACCGGCCAGCGCTGTGTCTCCTCCGAGCGTCTCATCGTCCACGAGGACGTCTACGACGAGTTCAAGGAGCGCTACGTCGACATCGCGAAGGACATCTCCGTCGGCGACCCGCTCTCCGAGGACACGTTCATGGGCCCGGCCATCGAGGCCGAGCACGTCGAGAAGATCAGTCGCCACAACGAGATGGCCGAGAAGGAGGGCGCGAACGTCCTCGTCGACCGGTTCGAGCTCGAGGACGACGAGATCCCCGAGGGCCACGAGGACGGCAACTGGGTCGGCCCGTTCGTCTACGAGGTCGAGTACGACCCGGACCTCCGCTGCATCAACGAGGAGTGCTTCGGCCCGCACGTCGCGCTGATGAAGTACTCGGGTGACATCGAGGAGGCCGTCGAGATCCACAACGACACGCCGTACGGCCTCGCCGGTGCCGTCATCTCCGAGGACTACCGCCAGATCAACTACTACCGCGACAACGCCGAGGTCGGCCTCGCCTACGGGAACCTGCCGTGTATCGGTGCCGAGGTCCAGCTGCCCTTCGGTGGCGTCAAGAAGTCCGGTAACGGCTACCCCTCGGCTCGCGAGGTCATCGAGGCCGTCACCGAGCGCACCGCCTGGACGCTCAACAACTCGAAGGACATCGAGATGGCCCAGGGGCTGTCCGCGGACATCAAGACGTCCTCCGACGACGACTGA
- a CDS encoding SRPBCC family protein, which translates to MTVRVERTFEFPVHPDRVWEFIADPELRARPISVVDDFRLDDADGQEATWFVKLPIPLLDRTAAVHTRDVERREPEFVKFVGRSKVMRVTGEHEITPTEDGCTLSNRFVVDGKLPGVERYFKKHLDDELDNLEAAMREYLELPA; encoded by the coding sequence ATGACAGTCCGGGTAGAGCGGACGTTCGAGTTTCCCGTACACCCCGACCGCGTCTGGGAGTTCATCGCCGACCCGGAACTCCGGGCACGGCCCATCAGCGTCGTCGACGACTTCCGACTCGACGACGCCGACGGGCAGGAGGCGACCTGGTTCGTCAAGCTCCCCATCCCCCTGCTCGACAGGACAGCGGCGGTCCACACCCGCGACGTCGAGCGACGCGAGCCGGAGTTCGTGAAGTTCGTCGGGCGCTCGAAGGTGATGCGCGTGACCGGTGAGCACGAGATTACCCCGACCGAGGACGGGTGTACCCTCTCGAACAGGTTCGTCGTGGACGGCAAGTTGCCGGGCGTCGAGCGCTACTTCAAGAAGCACCTGGACGACGAACTGGACAACCTCGAAGCGGCCATGCGGGAGTACCTCGAACTGCCAGCATGA
- a CDS encoding nitrilase-related carbon-nitrogen hydrolase codes for MKLALAQIRVEAADVAGNVDRAEAAIERAAARGVDLVALPELFNVGYFAFDLYARNAEGLDGETLSRLSDAALDNDVAVLAGSIVEDLGETREQTDAYTPAEDGLANTAVLFDAEGERQLVYRKHHLFGYESAETGLLTAGERLPVTDLGGFTVGVTTCYDLRFPEQYRELLDRGADLVLVPSAWPYPRVEHWQTLPRARAIENLSYVATINGSADFEDATLVGRSTLFDPWGTPVATTDDRPDVVYAEADPDEIARVRDDFPALDDRR; via the coding sequence ATGAAGCTCGCACTCGCCCAGATCCGCGTCGAGGCTGCCGACGTGGCGGGGAACGTCGACCGCGCCGAGGCCGCCATCGAGCGCGCCGCGGCCCGTGGCGTCGACCTCGTCGCGCTCCCCGAGCTCTTCAACGTCGGCTACTTCGCGTTCGACCTCTACGCCCGGAACGCCGAGGGGCTCGACGGCGAGACGCTCTCACGGCTCTCGGACGCGGCACTGGACAACGACGTTGCGGTGCTCGCGGGCAGTATCGTCGAGGACCTCGGCGAGACGCGCGAGCAGACGGACGCCTACACGCCCGCGGAGGACGGGCTGGCGAACACGGCGGTCCTGTTCGACGCCGAGGGCGAGCGCCAGCTCGTCTACCGCAAGCACCACCTCTTCGGCTACGAGTCGGCCGAGACAGGCCTGCTGACCGCCGGCGAGCGCCTGCCGGTAACCGACCTCGGTGGGTTCACCGTCGGCGTGACCACCTGCTACGACCTCCGGTTCCCCGAGCAGTACCGTGAACTCCTGGACAGGGGTGCCGACCTCGTGCTCGTCCCCTCTGCGTGGCCGTACCCCCGCGTCGAGCACTGGCAGACGCTCCCGCGCGCCCGGGCCATCGAGAACCTCTCCTACGTCGCCACCATCAACGGGAGCGCGGACTTCGAGGACGCGACCCTCGTCGGCCGCTCGACGCTGTTCGACCCGTGGGGCACCCCGGTCGCGACGACCGACGACCGGCCGGACGTGGTCTACGCCGAGGCCGACCCCGACGAGATCGCCCGCGTCCGCGACGACTTCCCGGCACTCGACGACCGCCGGTGA
- a CDS encoding acyl-CoA dehydrogenase family protein, whose amino-acid sequence MDFTLPDEHRMIQEEVRRFCEEEIEPIAQEIENEHRFPQEIFDQLGQLDVMGVPISEEYGGLGGDTLMYAVVAEELGRVSGSVALSYVAHTSLASKPLELFGTEEQKERWLTPLASGEYMGAWALTEPGSGSDASDMDTTAVKEGDEWVINGTKQFITNASEAGSVLVKAVTDPGAGYDGISTFIVDPEADDGFEVTTIWDKMGLNASPTCEIKFDDVRVPEDRLLGEEGEGWKQTMKTLDGGRISIAAISTGLAQGAYEAAREYSKEREQFGQPISKFDAIRDKVVEMERKVERARLLTHKSAWQYDQGERVTKSSALAKLDASEACREVAEDAVQVLGGYGYTEDFAPQRFYRDAKLMEIGEGTSEIQHLVIGRELGL is encoded by the coding sequence ATGGACTTCACGCTGCCCGACGAGCACCGGATGATCCAGGAGGAGGTCCGGCGCTTCTGTGAGGAGGAGATCGAACCCATCGCACAGGAGATCGAGAACGAGCACCGGTTCCCCCAGGAGATATTCGACCAGCTGGGCCAGCTCGACGTGATGGGCGTCCCCATCTCCGAGGAGTACGGCGGTCTGGGCGGCGACACACTGATGTACGCCGTCGTCGCCGAGGAACTGGGCCGCGTCTCCGGCTCGGTCGCCCTCTCCTACGTCGCCCACACCTCCCTCGCCTCGAAGCCCCTCGAACTGTTCGGCACCGAGGAGCAGAAAGAGCGCTGGCTCACCCCGCTGGCCTCCGGCGAGTACATGGGCGCGTGGGCGCTCACCGAACCCGGCAGCGGCTCGGACGCCTCCGACATGGACACGACCGCGGTCAAGGAGGGCGACGAGTGGGTCATCAACGGGACCAAGCAGTTCATCACGAACGCCTCCGAGGCCGGCAGCGTCCTCGTGAAGGCCGTCACCGACCCCGGCGCGGGCTACGACGGCATCTCGACGTTCATCGTCGACCCCGAGGCGGACGACGGGTTCGAGGTCACGACCATCTGGGACAAGATGGGCCTGAACGCCTCGCCCACCTGCGAGATCAAGTTCGACGACGTGCGCGTCCCCGAGGACCGCCTGCTCGGCGAGGAGGGCGAGGGCTGGAAGCAGACCATGAAGACCCTCGACGGCGGCCGCATCTCCATCGCCGCCATCTCGACCGGCCTCGCACAGGGCGCCTACGAGGCCGCCAGAGAGTACTCGAAAGAGCGCGAGCAGTTCGGCCAGCCCATCTCGAAGTTCGACGCCATCCGCGACAAGGTCGTCGAGATGGAGCGCAAGGTCGAACGCGCCCGCCTGCTCACCCACAAGTCCGCCTGGCAGTACGACCAGGGCGAACGCGTCACCAAGTCCTCCGCGCTCGCGAAGCTCGACGCCTCCGAGGCCTGCCGCGAGGTCGCCGAGGACGCCGTGCAGGTGCTCGGCGGCTACGGCTACACCGAGGACTTCGCCCCGCAGCGGTTCTACCGCGACGCCAAGCTCATGGAGATCGGCGAGGGGACCAGCGAGATCCAGCACCTCGTCATCGGGCGCGAACTCGGGCTGTAA
- a CDS encoding DUF7123 family protein — translation MSDYSEEEQRILAYLRDSVSRGEQYFRAKNIADAIGLSSKQVGTRLPRLAEKTDDVEIEKWGRSRSTTWKVTLG, via the coding sequence ATGAGCGACTACTCCGAAGAGGAGCAGCGGATTCTCGCCTACCTGCGGGACAGCGTCTCCAGGGGCGAGCAGTACTTCCGCGCCAAGAACATCGCGGACGCGATCGGCCTCTCCTCCAAACAGGTCGGCACGCGACTCCCACGCCTCGCCGAGAAGACCGACGACGTCGAGATCGAGAAGTGGGGCCGCTCGCGCTCGACGACCTGGAAGGTAACCCTCGGATAG